From a region of the Enterobacter cancerogenus genome:
- a CDS encoding helix-turn-helix domain-containing protein, whose product MSKQKENKFAIEGEGKESFRQRLESLIGNRSVRSAAQAWNLPPSTINNYLHKGTEPALKVALAIAKAERVSLEWLATGLDKVDWATNSTVDVSDPLKFTWQMIYESLSKEDAEALIRLIHKDGARGILSSAGTGEDIDTTLLLLPKEEKERLLALHEAKKGASEGSEVSSTDSLAQEAKRAG is encoded by the coding sequence ATGAGTAAGCAAAAAGAAAACAAATTTGCTATTGAGGGTGAGGGAAAAGAAAGTTTTCGCCAGCGCCTTGAAAGCCTGATTGGAAACAGAAGTGTAAGAAGCGCGGCACAAGCCTGGAACCTTCCCCCATCGACAATTAATAACTACCTACATAAGGGAACTGAACCCGCACTCAAAGTCGCCTTGGCGATAGCTAAAGCTGAGAGAGTAAGTCTGGAGTGGTTAGCAACTGGACTAGATAAAGTTGACTGGGCTACAAATAGCACGGTAGATGTGAGTGATCCTCTCAAATTTACATGGCAAATGATCTATGAATCACTTAGTAAAGAAGATGCCGAAGCCTTGATTAGGCTGATCCACAAGGACGGGGCCAGAGGCATTCTGTCCTCGGCTGGAACTGGCGAGGACATCGATACCACCTTGCTTCTTTTGCCTAAAGAGGAAAAGGAACGCCTATTAGCATTGCATGAGGCTAAAAAAGGGGCATCTGAAGGTAGTGAAGTGAGCAGCACGGATAGCCTAGCTCAGGAAGCTAAGCGAGCAGGTTAG
- a CDS encoding AAA family ATPase — protein MNIKDKLIHLLEGTGYTQKKVATKTGLSTAVISQYLKGVYNGNISNVESAIADFISREEERARRREVKESFVQTHLAGLALGLINNTHMDGDIGVIYGPAGMGKTMALKRYVEMNKGAILIEADPGYTAKVLLQELCARLGVKKNGNIHELSEECIQALTGTGWVVLVDEAELLPYRALEVLRRIHDRSGVAIVLAGMPRLLINLKGSRGEFAQLYSRVGMALDLEAHKGKSEVEDFNTILASLLPDDGDGVIVAPGVAEAFLKYSKGNYRRMFKLARGVVRASAIGNQGISVKLIETYAQLLIH, from the coding sequence ATGAACATCAAAGATAAATTAATCCACTTGCTGGAGGGGACTGGCTACACCCAAAAAAAGGTAGCCACTAAAACGGGGCTGAGTACTGCAGTTATTTCTCAGTATCTGAAAGGCGTCTATAACGGCAATATCAGTAACGTCGAGTCGGCTATCGCTGACTTTATCAGCCGCGAGGAAGAACGCGCCCGCCGCCGTGAAGTTAAAGAGTCCTTTGTTCAGACCCATCTTGCCGGGCTGGCGCTGGGCTTGATTAACAATACCCACATGGACGGCGATATTGGTGTGATCTACGGCCCGGCAGGCATGGGTAAAACAATGGCGCTGAAGCGCTATGTGGAGATGAATAAGGGCGCGATCCTGATTGAGGCTGACCCCGGCTACACCGCCAAAGTGCTGCTACAGGAGCTGTGCGCCCGCCTCGGCGTGAAGAAGAACGGCAATATTCATGAGTTAAGCGAGGAGTGCATACAGGCGCTGACGGGCACCGGCTGGGTTGTCCTGGTGGATGAAGCCGAGTTGCTGCCTTACCGGGCGCTGGAAGTCCTGCGCCGCATCCACGACCGTTCTGGCGTCGCCATCGTTCTGGCGGGCATGCCACGCCTGCTGATTAACCTCAAGGGGTCTCGCGGTGAGTTTGCTCAGCTCTACAGCCGCGTGGGCATGGCGTTAGACCTTGAGGCCCACAAGGGCAAGTCCGAGGTCGAAGACTTCAACACCATCCTCGCCAGTCTGCTGCCGGATGATGGTGATGGCGTTATTGTCGCTCCGGGGGTTGCTGAGGCTTTCCTTAAATATTCAAAGGGTAATTATCGCCGCATGTTCAAGCTGGCGCGGGGTGTGGTTCGTGCCAGCGCTATCGGTAATCAGGGTATCAGCGTCAAGTTAATTGAAACTTACGCGCAACTGTTAATTCACTAA
- a CDS encoding helix-turn-helix domain-containing protein, with amino-acid sequence MERKEVSSADWHRLDIVAAIHKQGTTMRELSVRAGLKPDTLKNALNRSYPKGERIIASALNIEPACIWPSRYMMRKAS; translated from the coding sequence ATGGAAAGAAAAGAAGTATCCAGTGCCGACTGGCACCGTCTGGACATTGTGGCTGCGATCCACAAACAAGGCACTACCATGCGCGAGCTGTCTGTTCGTGCAGGTCTTAAGCCCGACACGCTTAAAAATGCGCTTAATCGCTCTTACCCAAAAGGTGAGCGAATTATTGCGAGCGCTCTAAATATAGAACCGGCCTGTATCTGGCCCAGTCGTTACATGATGCGTAAGGCGTCCTGA
- a CDS encoding DUF1804 family protein yields MAHPKAVRDAIRRDYIAQGMAPEVLGPMHGVSVASVIRWRRESRENGDDWDKQRAARRLSSGVPEDITRDLLLEFLEHHKHAMEQLRKAREGADGQAALPADDYASLLAKLQDGFNKMIAASKRILPETDRLIVAAGVVEDLAAFLSDKHPALMAGFLDVLPEFQQIVEKKYG; encoded by the coding sequence ATGGCGCACCCGAAAGCGGTAAGGGATGCCATCAGGCGCGATTACATTGCGCAGGGGATGGCCCCCGAAGTGCTGGGGCCGATGCACGGGGTCAGTGTGGCGTCGGTTATCCGCTGGCGGCGTGAGTCGCGGGAGAACGGCGACGACTGGGACAAACAGCGTGCGGCCCGCCGCCTGTCGTCCGGTGTGCCGGAGGATATCACCCGTGACCTGCTGCTGGAGTTCCTTGAGCACCATAAGCATGCGATGGAACAGCTGCGCAAGGCCCGTGAAGGTGCAGACGGTCAGGCCGCACTGCCAGCCGATGATTACGCCAGCCTGCTGGCAAAGCTGCAGGACGGCTTTAACAAGATGATAGCCGCCAGTAAGCGCATTTTGCCGGAGACCGACCGTCTGATCGTCGCGGCGGGCGTGGTGGAGGATTTAGCCGCCTTTCTCAGCGATAAGCACCCGGCGCTGATGGCGGGCTTTCTGGACGTATTACCTGAGTTTCAGCAGATAGTGGAGAAAAAATATGGCTAA
- a CDS encoding Mu transposase C-terminal domain-containing protein yields the protein MFVTVNELIGLPGLPGTVQGVRYTLNKCAAGLPEMMRRRQGTKAYEYNVDCLPDAAREAVQARLARQLLAQSASLPVKATARGELVAGAGGEKVQRELALYRKCPALQEKKLRELTDSQKAVGDARMVLVQEVLRLMDSSENGGLNMKRKQAVEFIADASVAGTLPDYVQRAADIANARKGATRTGVSVPTLQRWLSAWMAADTVGERMVLLAPGKVSKKEVFQYSWMPDFMRFWRDTNKPTVMMAYEKFAKWWVEQYGDNEIMLSMLPKVDTVRYALDKLPVAERERGRATGSDYKKYLPFVRRDWSVIPVNGVWVGDGHGMKMEVINPETGKPFRPEITLVIDARTRVVVGWSLAMSESQVAVGDAIRNAVSRYGVPLMYYSDNGGGEKNAVFDADITGIFSRLGIEHPTGIPGNPQGRGIIERLNQEIPKRAAMAFGSWVGKSGDREAQRKYRKAMDSAVNALEKGKPLNEVQASAMRKVPTMEQLVAEIERQIERHNNRPHSSLPERSNGQHWSPLAYRNHVIKQEQEEIQFLTNSELHEMFRPEQICIARRGEIKLFKNIYFSTELASVEGEEVRVCFDIHDPHSVIVRRMDGSWICDAIWNGNKVDAFPKARIEQLKEKRVKRSVKNLEDKVRRKQEELRPALEQRPEIDVTMFAPQRNHNEPEKVYLFESEFESDLKKASNHQ from the coding sequence ATGTTCGTTACGGTGAATGAGTTAATTGGCCTGCCGGGGTTGCCTGGTACGGTTCAGGGAGTGCGGTACACCCTGAATAAGTGTGCTGCTGGTTTGCCGGAAATGATGCGCCGCCGCCAGGGTACGAAGGCCTACGAGTATAACGTTGATTGTCTGCCGGACGCTGCCCGCGAAGCTGTTCAGGCCCGTTTAGCGCGACAGTTGCTGGCGCAGTCTGCTTCCCTTCCGGTCAAAGCGACCGCCAGAGGCGAGCTGGTCGCGGGAGCCGGTGGCGAGAAAGTGCAGCGCGAGCTGGCGCTGTACCGTAAATGCCCGGCCCTGCAGGAGAAGAAGCTGCGCGAGCTGACCGACAGCCAGAAAGCAGTCGGTGATGCGAGGATGGTGCTGGTTCAGGAGGTGTTACGCCTGATGGACAGCAGTGAAAATGGCGGCCTCAACATGAAGCGCAAACAGGCGGTCGAGTTTATTGCCGACGCTTCTGTCGCCGGGACGCTGCCAGATTATGTGCAGCGGGCCGCAGATATCGCCAATGCCCGCAAGGGTGCCACCCGCACCGGCGTTAGCGTGCCCACGCTTCAGCGCTGGCTCTCAGCCTGGATGGCTGCGGATACGGTGGGTGAACGCATGGTGCTGCTGGCACCTGGTAAGGTCAGCAAAAAAGAGGTATTCCAGTATTCATGGATGCCGGACTTCATGCGCTTCTGGCGCGATACCAATAAACCCACCGTTATGATGGCATACGAGAAGTTTGCAAAGTGGTGGGTTGAACAGTACGGAGACAACGAGATCATGTTATCCATGCTACCGAAGGTCGATACAGTACGCTATGCACTGGACAAGCTGCCCGTAGCCGAGCGCGAGCGCGGACGTGCAACCGGCTCCGATTACAAGAAGTATCTGCCGTTCGTGCGCCGCGACTGGTCTGTTATCCCGGTTAATGGCGTATGGGTCGGCGATGGCCACGGCATGAAGATGGAAGTGATTAACCCTGAGACGGGCAAGCCGTTCCGGCCTGAGATTACGCTGGTAATCGACGCCCGCACCCGCGTGGTGGTCGGCTGGAGTCTGGCCATGTCCGAGAGCCAGGTCGCCGTAGGCGATGCCATCCGTAACGCAGTATCACGCTACGGCGTACCGCTGATGTATTACTCCGATAATGGTGGCGGTGAGAAAAACGCCGTATTTGATGCCGATATTACCGGTATTTTCTCCCGCCTCGGTATTGAGCACCCCACCGGTATTCCGGGAAATCCACAGGGGCGCGGTATTATCGAACGTCTTAACCAGGAAATACCGAAGCGTGCCGCGATGGCCTTTGGCTCCTGGGTGGGTAAATCTGGTGACCGGGAAGCGCAACGTAAGTACCGCAAGGCGATGGATTCAGCGGTCAATGCGCTGGAGAAAGGTAAGCCCCTGAATGAAGTACAGGCCTCTGCCATGCGCAAGGTGCCGACGATGGAGCAGCTGGTCGCAGAGATTGAGCGCCAGATTGAGCGGCATAATAATCGCCCCCACAGCAGCCTGCCGGAGCGTAGCAACGGGCAGCACTGGTCTCCGCTGGCCTACCGTAATCACGTTATTAAGCAGGAGCAGGAAGAAATTCAGTTCCTGACCAATTCTGAACTGCATGAAATGTTCAGACCTGAGCAGATTTGTATAGCGCGACGCGGCGAAATTAAGCTGTTTAAAAATATCTATTTCAGCACCGAACTGGCCAGTGTCGAAGGCGAAGAGGTACGTGTCTGTTTTGATATTCATGACCCCCACAGCGTTATCGTGCGGCGTATGGACGGCTCCTGGATATGTGATGCCATCTGGAACGGCAACAAAGTCGATGCCTTCCCGAAAGCCCGTATCGAGCAGCTTAAAGAGAAGCGCGTTAAACGCAGCGTCAAGAACCTGGAAGACAAGGTGCGTCGCAAGCAGGAAGAACTGCGGCCTGCACTGGAACAACGGCCTGAAATTGACGTTACGATGTTTGCCCCGCAACGGAATCACAACGAGCCTGAAAAGGTTTATTTATTCGAATCAGAATTTGAAAGCGATTTAAAGAAAGCCAGTAATCATCAATAA
- a CDS encoding DUF2644 domain-containing protein, with protein sequence MALLNRLAELITNPQGRLSTTDTATMVALVVSSLALLICVVMDRQPDAALGLYLGAWVTHAGVQVHQKLKVPVARPAGGKDE encoded by the coding sequence ATGGCGCTCCTTAACCGTCTCGCTGAGTTAATCACTAATCCGCAGGGACGACTGTCCACCACCGATACGGCCACCATGGTGGCGTTGGTTGTCAGCTCGCTGGCGCTGCTTATCTGCGTGGTGATGGACAGGCAACCTGATGCTGCGTTGGGCCTGTATCTCGGTGCCTGGGTAACACATGCAGGCGTGCAGGTTCACCAGAAGCTGAAGGTGCCTGTTGCCCGGCCTGCGGGAGGCAAGGATGAATAG
- a CDS encoding DUF3164 family protein translates to MSTNNVISAQYTTTPAPAGYWVDAKGVLTPEHLIKPIDKARDQLVGEIVERAIALNSALAEFKLAGFGDIAAFVDLSANEYGVNVGGKKGNVTLHTFDGRFKIQRAMQDRIAFDERLQAAKALIDQCLTDWTEGASPEIRAIINRAFQTEKEGEVNTGAVLALRRLDITDERWIKAMDAIGEAVQVVGSRSYIRVYERVGDSDQYRPIALDIAGV, encoded by the coding sequence ATGTCCACTAATAACGTTATTTCAGCGCAATACACAACCACACCGGCTCCGGCTGGCTACTGGGTTGATGCAAAGGGCGTGTTAACGCCGGAACACCTTATCAAACCGATTGATAAGGCCCGTGACCAACTGGTTGGAGAGATTGTTGAGCGGGCTATCGCTCTGAATTCAGCGCTGGCTGAATTTAAACTGGCAGGATTCGGCGACATTGCGGCGTTCGTTGACCTCTCAGCCAATGAGTATGGCGTGAACGTCGGAGGTAAGAAAGGCAATGTCACTCTGCACACCTTTGACGGGCGTTTCAAGATTCAGCGGGCGATGCAGGATCGCATTGCTTTTGATGAACGTCTGCAGGCGGCAAAAGCCCTTATTGACCAGTGTCTGACGGACTGGACTGAGGGGGCCAGCCCCGAAATCCGCGCCATTATTAACCGCGCTTTCCAGACAGAAAAAGAAGGTGAAGTGAATACCGGTGCTGTACTCGCCCTGCGTCGTCTTGATATTACTGACGAACGCTGGATAAAAGCGATGGACGCCATCGGGGAGGCTGTACAGGTTGTGGGAAGCCGGTCTTATATTCGCGTGTATGAGCGTGTGGGCGATTCAGACCAGTACCGCCCGATTGCACTTGATATTGCCGGGGTCTGA
- a CDS encoding gp16 family protein, whose amino-acid sequence MKANLIRIVHTGKSSLGWDDETYRDVLTRQTGKRSARDCTTAELEKVVLYMRTQGFAPSSRGRRPRVATGRKAMLGKIEAMLAEANRPWSYLDGIVERMLGEKKPVEWLNDDQVRKLMQMLIVDAKRHGRL is encoded by the coding sequence ATGAAAGCAAATCTGATCCGTATCGTTCACACCGGCAAATCCTCCCTCGGCTGGGATGATGAAACCTATCGCGATGTACTGACCCGCCAGACCGGCAAACGTTCGGCGCGTGACTGTACCACTGCCGAACTCGAAAAAGTGGTGCTGTACATGCGCACACAGGGCTTTGCGCCGTCCTCTCGTGGACGCCGCCCCCGTGTGGCAACAGGCCGTAAAGCCATGCTGGGCAAGATTGAGGCCATGCTGGCGGAGGCGAACCGCCCGTGGAGTTATCTGGATGGGATCGTGGAGCGCATGCTGGGCGAGAAAAAGCCGGTTGAGTGGCTGAATGACGATCAGGTGCGTAAGCTGATGCAAATGCTGATTGTTGACGCGAAGCGTCACGGGAGGCTGTAA
- a CDS encoding DUF2513 domain-containing protein has protein sequence MKIDFDELKRQLSLFLDSPEAFITLDDLGYDTAEGDREQRLLFHTLLLVENGLISDSKLRIGDPAYVGFVYSSRGIGYRNVKIRLTQDGHDFAKALYQKPVLERIKKELADAPFELVKDVSKQWLTKVIKERIGIE, from the coding sequence ATGAAAATTGATTTTGATGAACTTAAACGACAGTTGTCGCTGTTTTTAGATAGCCCGGAAGCATTCATCACGCTGGATGATCTAGGCTATGACACAGCAGAGGGAGATCGCGAGCAAAGGCTACTTTTTCACACCCTCCTGCTGGTTGAGAATGGACTTATCAGTGACAGCAAACTCCGCATCGGCGATCCAGCCTATGTTGGATTCGTTTACAGCAGCAGGGGTATAGGTTACAGAAACGTGAAAATCAGGCTTACACAAGATGGTCATGATTTTGCTAAAGCGCTTTATCAGAAGCCTGTATTGGAGAGGATTAAAAAAGAGCTTGCTGACGCCCCGTTTGAGCTGGTGAAAGACGTCAGCAAGCAGTGGTTAACGAAGGTTATTAAGGAAAGAATCGGTATTGAGTGA
- the alkB gene encoding DNA oxidative demethylase AlkB, with the protein MLDLFAEAEPWQEPLAPGAVILRRFALTRAKALLDGINDVAAISPFRHMVTPGGYTMSVAMTNCGPLGWATNARGYLYAPKDPVTGHPWPPVPAVFEALCHEAAIEAGYPEFQPDACLINRYAVGAKLSLHQDKDEPDLRAPIVSVSLGLPAVFQFGGLKRSDPLKRLMLEHGDVVVWGRESRLYYHGIQPLKPGVHPMTGEYRYNLTFRQAAYSE; encoded by the coding sequence ATGCTCGATCTTTTTGCGGAGGCTGAACCCTGGCAGGAGCCGCTGGCTCCCGGGGCGGTGATCCTGAGACGCTTTGCGCTTACGCGCGCGAAGGCGCTGCTCGACGGGATCAACGACGTAGCGGCCATCTCGCCGTTTCGCCACATGGTGACGCCCGGCGGCTACACCATGTCTGTCGCGATGACCAACTGCGGGCCGCTGGGCTGGGCAACCAATGCCCGCGGCTATTTATACGCCCCGAAAGACCCGGTCACCGGCCACCCCTGGCCGCCCGTGCCTGCGGTTTTTGAGGCTCTGTGCCACGAGGCAGCCATCGAAGCGGGGTATCCCGAATTTCAGCCCGACGCCTGTCTGATAAACCGCTACGCCGTTGGAGCGAAGCTGTCGTTGCACCAGGATAAGGATGAACCGGACCTGCGCGCACCCATTGTTTCCGTCTCCTTAGGTCTGCCTGCCGTGTTTCAGTTTGGCGGGTTAAAACGCAGCGATCCCCTGAAACGCCTGATGCTGGAGCATGGCGACGTGGTGGTCTGGGGCCGGGAATCCCGCCTGTATTACCACGGTATCCAGCCTCTTAAGCCTGGCGTTCATCCTATGACGGGGGAATACCGTTATAACCTGACCTTCCGGCAGGCAGCGTACAGCGAATAA
- a CDS encoding multidrug ABC transporter permease/ATP-binding protein gives MQLLLLVWRQYRWPFIAVMALSLASAALGIGLIAFINVRLIEMVDTSLSVLPEFLGLLLLLMAVTLGSQLALTALGHHFVFRLRSEFIKRIMDTHVERIEQLGSASLLAGLTSDVRAITIAFVRLPELVQGIILTFGSAAYLAWLSTKMLAVTALWIVITIWGGFLLVSRVYKHMAVLRETEDKLYNDYQTVLEGRKELTLNRERAEHIFNHLYTPDAREYRHHIIRADTFHLSAVNWSNIMMLGAIGLVFWMANSLGWADTNVAATYSLTLLFLRTPLLSAVGALPTLLSAQVAFNKLKKFDLAPFKAEFPRPQAFPHWQTLELRDVTFRYQDNAFSVGPVNLTIHRGELLFLIGGNGSGKSTLAMLLTGLYQPQSGEILLDGKALNAEKPEDYRKLFSAVFTDVWLFDHLLGPEGQQADPALVDKWLAHLQMSHKLELQDGKILNLKLSKGQKKRVALLLALAEERDIILLDEWAADQDPHFRREFYQVLLPLMQEMGKTIFAISHDDHYFIHADRLLEMRDGKLSELTGEERDAASRDAVARTA, from the coding sequence ATGCAACTACTTCTTCTTGTCTGGCGTCAGTATCGCTGGCCTTTTATTGCGGTAATGGCCCTAAGCCTTGCCAGCGCCGCGTTGGGGATTGGCCTGATTGCTTTCATCAACGTGCGTTTGATTGAAATGGTCGACACTTCACTCTCCGTTTTGCCAGAATTCCTGGGATTACTGCTGCTACTGATGGCGGTGACGCTTGGCTCACAGCTGGCCCTGACCGCGCTTGGCCACCATTTCGTTTTCCGTCTGCGAAGCGAATTTATCAAACGGATCATGGATACCCACGTTGAGCGCATTGAGCAGCTTGGCAGCGCCTCTCTGCTGGCAGGGCTGACCAGCGACGTACGTGCCATCACCATTGCGTTTGTGCGTCTGCCGGAACTGGTGCAGGGGATCATTCTGACCTTTGGCTCGGCGGCCTATCTGGCCTGGCTTTCCACCAAAATGCTGGCCGTGACCGCGCTGTGGATCGTCATTACCATCTGGGGCGGCTTCCTGCTGGTATCGCGCGTCTATAAACACATGGCGGTGCTGCGCGAAACCGAAGATAAGCTCTATAACGATTATCAGACGGTACTGGAAGGGCGCAAGGAGCTGACGCTGAACCGCGAGCGTGCCGAGCATATCTTTAACCACCTGTATACGCCCGATGCGCGCGAATACCGGCACCATATCATCCGGGCCGATACCTTCCATCTTAGCGCGGTGAACTGGTCGAACATTATGATGCTGGGGGCGATTGGCCTGGTGTTCTGGATGGCAAATAGCCTGGGCTGGGCCGATACCAACGTGGCGGCGACTTACTCGCTGACGCTGCTGTTCCTGCGCACGCCGCTGCTTTCCGCTGTCGGCGCGCTGCCCACGCTGCTGAGTGCTCAGGTGGCGTTTAACAAACTTAAAAAATTCGACCTCGCGCCGTTCAAAGCCGAGTTCCCGCGCCCGCAGGCCTTCCCGCACTGGCAAACGCTGGAACTGCGCGACGTCACCTTCCGCTATCAGGACAACGCGTTTTCCGTCGGGCCGGTAAACCTGACGATTCACCGCGGCGAGCTGCTGTTCCTGATTGGCGGCAACGGCAGCGGAAAATCGACGCTGGCGATGCTGCTGACCGGGCTGTACCAGCCGCAGTCGGGCGAAATTTTGCTTGATGGCAAAGCGCTGAACGCAGAAAAGCCGGAGGATTACCGCAAACTCTTCTCGGCGGTATTCACCGACGTCTGGCTGTTCGACCACCTGCTGGGGCCGGAAGGGCAGCAGGCGGACCCTGCGCTGGTGGACAAATGGCTTGCGCACCTGCAAATGTCGCACAAGCTGGAATTGCAGGACGGCAAGATCCTCAACCTGAAGCTCTCCAAGGGGCAGAAAAAGCGCGTGGCGCTGCTGCTGGCGCTGGCTGAAGAGCGCGACATTATCCTGCTGGACGAGTGGGCAGCCGATCAGGACCCGCACTTCCGCCGTGAGTTTTATCAGGTGCTTCTGCCGCTGATGCAGGAGATGGGCAAGACCATTTTTGCCATCAGCCATGACGATCACTACTTTATCCATGCCGATCGTCTGCTGGAGATGCGCGACGGGAAGCTCAGCGAGCTGACCGGCGAAGAGCGCGACGCGGCTTCGCGTGATGCGGTGGCCCGTACGGCCTGA
- a CDS encoding ANR family transcriptional regulator, which yields MMNMKAENAARNNYGLYAVGAGRAERNGEWGKAAELWQSALSHARTSHCRQWAEARIAYCSNAAARGWGGINES from the coding sequence ATGATGAATATGAAAGCAGAGAACGCCGCACGTAATAACTACGGGCTGTATGCCGTAGGTGCGGGCCGCGCAGAGCGTAATGGAGAATGGGGTAAGGCAGCTGAACTGTGGCAGTCTGCCCTGAGTCATGCCCGCACCAGCCATTGTCGCCAGTGGGCTGAGGCCCGTATCGCTTATTGTTCTAATGCAGCTGCACGCGGCTGGGGCGGGATAAATGAAAGCTAA
- a CDS encoding DUF2786 domain-containing protein, with protein sequence MNKEKYLAKIKKLLRLARGTSSPEEAANAMAKAQAFMREYGLNESNVEFATINTADSAGAPSDAARSPAYMHHLANMICRAFGVECYFSGSWRSTGSLKRFMRFYGPGQRAEIAAYAFDVLSRQMKLARKEYQTRHCKRCKPATRIARGDQFCEGWVGGASGTITSFGMSPEEKGMLERYTKKLHAEKGLCEGEARSAKSCRGSDDAVGAGYLAGKNARLHHGVGGHDDLQPLAIGRQ encoded by the coding sequence GTGAACAAAGAAAAATATCTCGCAAAAATTAAAAAGCTCCTTCGCCTCGCCAGGGGGACCTCCAGCCCGGAAGAGGCAGCTAACGCGATGGCAAAAGCCCAGGCCTTTATGCGCGAGTATGGCCTGAATGAGAGTAATGTTGAATTTGCCACGATCAACACCGCGGACAGCGCAGGCGCACCGAGTGATGCAGCCAGGTCCCCTGCGTATATGCACCACCTTGCCAATATGATCTGCCGGGCCTTTGGTGTTGAATGCTATTTCTCTGGCTCATGGCGCAGCACCGGCAGCCTTAAAAGGTTTATGCGTTTTTATGGCCCCGGCCAGCGTGCAGAGATTGCGGCATATGCCTTCGATGTGCTCTCCCGCCAGATGAAACTGGCCCGCAAGGAATATCAAACCAGACACTGTAAACGCTGTAAACCTGCGACCCGAATTGCGCGTGGTGACCAGTTCTGTGAGGGTTGGGTCGGTGGCGCATCCGGGACAATTACCTCTTTCGGAATGTCTCCAGAAGAAAAGGGCATGCTGGAGCGCTACACCAAAAAGCTCCATGCAGAAAAAGGGCTTTGCGAAGGTGAAGCCCGATCAGCTAAGTCCTGTCGAGGTTCCGACGATGCCGTTGGAGCTGGATATCTCGCGGGGAAAAATGCCCGCCTTCATCATGGTGTTGGCGGCCATGATGACTTACAGCCGCTGGCTATCGGGAGGCAATAA
- a CDS encoding M15 family metallopeptidase — protein MSSFRFSQRSESRLQGVHPDLVKVTRRALELSPVDFGITEGLRSQERQKQMVAQGSSQTMNSRHLTGHAVDVVAYVGSDISWDMPLYQQIAQAFKQASVELSIPVEWGGDWKTLKDGPHFQLPFAQYPATAA, from the coding sequence ATGTCTTCTTTCCGCTTCAGTCAGCGCAGCGAGTCCCGCCTGCAGGGTGTTCACCCTGACCTGGTGAAAGTGACCCGCCGTGCGCTGGAACTGTCTCCCGTTGATTTTGGTATCACCGAAGGTCTCCGCTCTCAGGAACGCCAGAAACAGATGGTTGCTCAGGGCAGCAGCCAGACCATGAACAGCCGCCACCTTACCGGGCATGCGGTCGACGTTGTGGCGTATGTCGGTAGTGATATTTCGTGGGATATGCCGCTCTATCAGCAGATTGCGCAGGCGTTCAAACAGGCTTCAGTTGAGCTTTCCATCCCCGTTGAGTGGGGTGGCGACTGGAAAACGCTGAAAGATGGCCCGCACTTCCAGCTTCCCTTTGCACAGTATCCGGCTACAGCCGCGTGA